GTAATACGGATTCTCGCACCAACGTTCTACCAAGACTTCATCACTGAGATTTTCTAACTGCTTCAACATCAGCAGCCCGACCATTAATCGTATTGGTTTGGCCGGTTGCCCTAGCTTAGAATAGTAGCCTTCAAAGTCCTTCTCAATAGCAGCCCAAGGTAGTCGCTGAGCTAATTGATACAGGCGATTGTTCGGATTAAGGCAATCAATCAAATCAGTAGTAAACAGTGACGTTTGCTGCTGGTTAGGCGAGTCGCTTTTCATAAATATTGCAAGCTTTTGAAGCAAGGTAAGCAGAAACTGGCAAATTTAATGAGCTTTGTTGCGTCATTTTATGTCGCATTTTATTTGATAATCAATTCTTTAGATACTTCTTCAGGGTTGACTACTTACTGCCACGTCTAGAGGCACTCTGATTTTACTGACCAAAACCGATGACGACTCTTCGGTTTTGCTTCCGCCCTGATGGACTACTGTTGGTAGTAACAGGTTGCGTAGAGCCTTTTCCGTAGGTAATAATACGCCGTTCTTCAACACCTTGATTTGCCAAGAATTTCTTTACGGACTGCGCTCGCTCAATTGATAGCTTTAGATTGTAATCTTTACCACCCGAATCATCGGCATGGCCTACCACTTCCACATAGAGATTAGGGTTTTCTTGCAGCACTTCTACAGATTCCTTAAGGTCTGAGTAAGCTACTGGTAGCAGTTCGCTAGAGTTCAGGTTAAAGTAGACGGTATTTTCTTCAAATGTCTGTTCTGGCTCAGTAGTATTGCCTGACTCATAGGTGTCTCCTGCATCATTATTTGCCTTCTTAAACTCATTTAGTAATGCTTGAGTTTCTTCTAGCAACGCTCGGGTTTCTTCATCTAATTTCTCTTCCTCGGCACTACGATTGGGTATTACCCCTTTACCTCCGCCTACTATACGACTAGCCAGTTGCTGCTCTCGTTCTTCCCGACTAATAATGCGGGATTGGTAAATATCAGTGGAACGCCCGTAACGATTACTCACAAAAAACACTTGTCCATCACCCGCCACCGACAAATAAGCATCAAACCCGGATGAATTAATACCATCACCCAAGTTCTCGGGTTTGCTCCAGTTAGTCCAAGAAGTATCTTGGCGATAGCTTACGAAGATATCGGTATTTCCGTAGCCCGGATGACCGTTACTGGCAAAGAAGAGCGTCTTTTTATCTTTAGATAAAAACGGCGATATTTCGTAGCCCTCAGTATTAACTGTTTCGCCTAAATGAATCAGGGAACCCCACTCTCCGGTTTGCAAATCTTTTTCAGTAACGTATAGATCCTCCATTCCCTTCGAAGATTCTTTTTGCATGGAAACCACCGCAATATCTTCGGTAGGAGCCACGTAAATACCGTAAAAGTTTCCGATCTTCTCTTCCAGACCAGGAATGTTTATATCATTGGGCGGACGCCACCCTTGATCTATGCCGAAGCTGAACGCCATACCAGGCTGCTCCTTGGTATCTGATTGATACGAGTTGAGCAGGTACAAAGTATTACCCGTCTGACTTATACCAACTATAGCATTATTATTCTGATTATTTAAATTTTCCAGATTATTGAGCGGTTCGGCCCACGTTCCGCTCGGCTGTTGCTTAGTATACCAGATATCTTGGCCCGAGCGTACCCCACCTACGTTCTGAGCGTGTAGCGATCGAACAAAATACAGCGTACTATCTGTCAATGAATACATAGGATAGCTCTCCTCTGCACCGCTATTGATAGTATCATTCAACACTACCGGATCGGCAAAGTATACTGTTTGCCCCCATACAGCCTGATGGGCTATTAGTGAGATAAACATACAATATGTAAGAAGTTGCTTCATAAATCGCTCGTATTAAACTACCACAAATAAGGAGCTACCTGGCGAGAGTTGAACAACACCAGCCCCAAAGTAATCTCGTGAATACCCGATTGCAAATTGTTAATTCCACTAAACCCGTAATCGTACGAATAGCTTACATTAAATGTATTATTAATCTGAATACCGGCCATTCCGGCAATTGTACTCGTGTTTCGGTACGATAATCCGGCCCAGACTATATCTTTCAATTTTACCCTAGCACCTACATCATAGGTAACGGGGTTAGCACCATCGTACCCGATATATACGCCGGGGTACAGCATCAGTGCGGTTGATAAATTTAGTCGCAAGCCTAACATACCAAAATGCGTAAGCTGTTGTTGGGCGGCAATTTCGCTATCATTGTACAGGTTGTTTTGAAAAATCCGCGCCGCAGAATACCCAACGTAAAACCGATCACTGTAAAGAAACATCCCGGCATTTAAATCAAAATTAGTGCTCTGCCCCTGCTGGTTGCGATACGCTAAATACGTGGGATCATTGGGTTCAATAACTGTCACCCGAGATATATCAATCTGCTGATTGGTAACTCCAGCTGATACACCTATGGCCAATCTCAACTGATTGCCCAACGGAAGGTGCGAGGCATAGGACATAAACCCCGAGGTTTGGGCAAATATTCCTTGATTGTCGCTAGTAATATAGCCACCCAAGCCATGCTTCACGTTACTTGCTCCGTAGCGAGTATTTCCGTCAAATTGATCGTACAGCGATGGATCGCTAATTCGTAAAGCATTGTGGCGCAAGCCGGTCGACGAAGAATTTGTCCGCAGAGGTGCGTGAGCACTGATATAGTATGTTTCCGGCGCTCCGTCTAGTCCTGACCACTGCTGTCGATAACCAATTTTCACATCCATAAACCCCTCAATGCCGGTGGTGGCCGGATTAATCACTATAGGATTCTGAAAATATTGCGTTAACCTAAAAAGCTGTTGAGCCGAGGCAGATTGGGCGACAAGCAGCCAACCCGTAACGACTATCAAGCTCACTATATAGTAAAATCTTTTCATCATCGTAACAATGTTACAGTTCCTGAATAATCTTTTAATTCACGAGGCAACACAATGGTGTAGTAATAACTCCCCGCTGGCAGCTCTCTACCTTCGTACGTCCCATCCCAATTATTTTGATAATCAGCACTTTCAAATACGCTTTTCCCAAACCGATCGTAAACGGTTACCTGCACTGATGAAAATATTGACGCGTTGGGAAGCACCCACAAATCGTTAATATTATCGTCGTTGGGCGTAAATGCTGAAGGAATCTCTAATGGTACTTCTGAGCAGTCTACCGCCAAAACTGAAATAGTGTCCTGCACACTATCTAGGCCATCGCTACTGGTAATTCGCACTACGTACTGAACGGCTGCGACGGGAGATACTACCACTACTGAGTCATCGGTAGCCGACTCAATCTGACAGTCCTCTTGGTTGCAAGACCAACTAAAAGTAAAGGGCTCTTCGCCCGATAAAACTTCTACTGATAACGCTATTGTCTCACCGGGACAAATCTCAACCGAATCGGGTAGGTTTACAGTTAAAGCAGGCACCACTGTTAGCGC
This region of Tunicatimonas pelagia genomic DNA includes:
- a CDS encoding PorP/SprF family type IX secretion system membrane protein, encoding MMKRFYYIVSLIVVTGWLLVAQSASAQQLFRLTQYFQNPIVINPATTGIEGFMDVKIGYRQQWSGLDGAPETYYISAHAPLRTNSSSTGLRHNALRISDPSLYDQFDGNTRYGASNVKHGLGGYITSDNQGIFAQTSGFMSYASHLPLGNQLRLAIGVSAGVTNQQIDISRVTVIEPNDPTYLAYRNQQGQSTNFDLNAGMFLYSDRFYVGYSAARIFQNNLYNDSEIAAQQQLTHFGMLGLRLNLSTALMLYPGVYIGYDGANPVTYDVGARVKLKDIVWAGLSYRNTSTIAGMAGIQINNTFNVSYSYDYGFSGINNLQSGIHEITLGLVLFNSRQVAPYLW
- a CDS encoding OmpA family protein; protein product: MFISLIAHQAVWGQTVYFADPVVLNDTINSGAEESYPMYSLTDSTLYFVRSLHAQNVGGVRSGQDIWYTKQQPSGTWAEPLNNLENLNNQNNNAIVGISQTGNTLYLLNSYQSDTKEQPGMAFSFGIDQGWRPPNDINIPGLEEKIGNFYGIYVAPTEDIAVVSMQKESSKGMEDLYVTEKDLQTGEWGSLIHLGETVNTEGYEISPFLSKDKKTLFFASNGHPGYGNTDIFVSYRQDTSWTNWSKPENLGDGINSSGFDAYLSVAGDGQVFFVSNRYGRSTDIYQSRIISREEREQQLASRIVGGGKGVIPNRSAEEEKLDEETRALLEETQALLNEFKKANNDAGDTYESGNTTEPEQTFEENTVYFNLNSSELLPVAYSDLKESVEVLQENPNLYVEVVGHADDSGGKDYNLKLSIERAQSVKKFLANQGVEERRIITYGKGSTQPVTTNSSPSGRKQNRRVVIGFGQ